In the Onychostoma macrolepis isolate SWU-2019 chromosome 08, ASM1243209v1, whole genome shotgun sequence genome, CTGCATGCACAGAAGAGCAGGAAGGAGATATTTCTCAGGCCCATTCTTATTAGCGATATCCGATGAATCACTGTATTGTTTCTTATTAATGATCCAAACTGATCAGCAACATGTTCGAATATCATAGACGAGCGAATAAAACGTGTGTGACATAAACTGTACATTCCTCACCTCTGCAGCTCGTCGTCTGACGGGGTGTATTTGTCGGTGACGTTGGCGAGGTCGCCCAGCACCTGGGCGCTGTAGACTGTCAGGCAGGCCAGCAGGATGAGCTCCTGCCAGGTGGCGCTCAGGAGCCGTGTGTAGTCCTCGATGGACAGCTCGCAGAAGAAAGGAAGCTTTTTAATCCAGGAGATCTGTCTGAAGAGAAGTTCATCCGCCAGCCGACACAATAGTGCGAACAGCTCTACCTGAGTGACCCGATACCTGCGCAAGAGAAAGGATCATTACGTGAggatttgtacattttatgatTGTAAAGATTTGTAAAATGATTGACAACCCGCATGGCTTTTGAATGAATGTTTACCCGTCCTCAATGAGCATGGGTGTGCCCAGTGGGGCCAGTTCCTCTGCTGCCACCAGCTGACTGATGAGGGTATGACTCTGGGGGTACAGACTCCGAGGCTGGGCGGCGTATCCAAACAGGTGAGGCAGGAACTGGTAGTGCTGGGCCATTGCATTGCCAATGTACTGTTCCCTCAAAGCAGCGGTGTAGCCATTCAGCTCCACAGAGCGACTGTGTGGGAAAGAAATGGaaaggaagaggaagaagaaaagaaaaataggtTACAATACATTGTACTTTTGTGCAGAACACTTTATTTAATGCATCTGAGGCAAATACAAAGGAATGTTCATTGTAGTTAAAGCCTgtaatttaaatttgtaatccaaTATGtaatctaaaaatctaaaagtaatctaatcCGTAAATTTGTCCTTTTGCGTTTTGTGAATTATTCCCACAAACTGCGGCTTTTGCAGTGGAGAAGGGAATACTCACTTGGATGAAAGTGTGGATACAGGTGATGGCTGATTCCCATCGGAGACGCCATTGCCAGGGGAACTATGGTCACTGTCGCCGTTGTTTCCCCAAGTGTGTTCCGGGATGTTGGCATCATCCTTAAACTCCTGTCCAGACATAATCCGCTCGATCTCCTCATcagaaatctgatattttttGAGAGATTTTTTGAATGTAtttacattagtgctgtcaaatgattaatcgcgattaatcacatccaaaataaatgttttgtgtgtatataatatatgtgtgtgtgctgtgtatatttattatgtatatataaatacacacacatgcatgaatatatttacgaaaaaatatgtcatgtttatatattaaatagatttatatataatatcatttatattaatatacatatatacatgtaaatatttaaaatatactgtatactgtatgtgtatttatatatacataataaatatacacagtacacacatatattatgtaaacaaaacttttattttggatgcgattaaatgcgattaatcgcttgacagcactaatttacatgtatatatttatattcatataatttattttatatatatatatatacacatatatatatatatatatatatatatatttaatatataaacataaaatgttcttaaatatatacatacatgcatgtgtgtgtatttatatatacataataaatatacacaatacacacatattatatatacaaaatcttttattttggatgcgattaatcgcgattaattgttgccCAGCTCTAATCACAACCAATCAAAAGCATGTGTGGGCGGGCTCTCTCTGGAAGTGCAATGCACTTGCAATAAAATGGATTTAttaatctaattcataaatattaaacctttttaacattataaaatgtatatactgaGTGACGGATACCATCTTTGTTATGGAATACACTCGTTGGTTTGCATTGAGTTACCAGTTGTACATATTtgcttacatttattttcaggatctgaggtaaactatctgatgttgctttcagtatggctataaggtcacacaaaattatattcaaactcacattagacaCGTTCAACTTTGAATAAAGCCCATAATCACCTGAGATTTTCTACGGTCTCATATAGTTAGTATGTTGTTGCTCCAGCCTCGACGTCACGGAAATAGAAACCGTTTCTAAAATAGAAATTGTGCGTGTCGCAGCTAGTTAGGACATGGTGTGAGGGAGAAAGATTTTGTCGTGCAGATTTCGCAACAGGTTCAAGTTGGTCACAAGGATTTGCAAATTTTCATCAAAATTCTAAAACTGTGCAAAATATTTAGTAAGATGTGAGAGCACATTTACGGGAATATTGTGTAGATTCAATAGGAACGCGATGGGGAAATTTGGGAAAGATTTTTTTCACGGAGATTTTGCATGTTGACCAACAAAAAGCAGCTTGGTAGGAAAGTGtcttctgtgtgagctgtgcttcataaATCACTACACTAAAATAGACAATGGACCTTTTTGCCTGCAACATGTATATACAATGTATTCacaccttaaaggaatagttctcctgtcatcatttactcagcctcaagtttttccaaacctgtatatgTTTCTTTcctctgctgaacacaaaataagatattttgaagaatgctggtagccaaacagttgacggtagccatttaATTGCTTACTATGgataaaaatactatggaagtcaatggctaccgtcagcttcaaaatatcttcttttgtgctcaagagaagaaagaaactcacacaggtttggaacaagcaAAAAgcgagtaaattatgacagaattctcgtttttttgggtgaactatccctttaagaatgtGAAAGAGTTTGTCGATTTTATCCTGTAGTCAATATAGACCATAGGACAGGTGCAGCCGGAgaaagacattttgtaaaaactgcATACAAAGCGCGATTCGCTTCATACAAATATGACAGAAAGAGACAAACCAGCATTTAAGTCAAGGCCGTGCACTAAAAGTCCTTTTTCAATACATTTGATGGGTTCAAGCCATCTTTAACAGTGCTTTATTCTGTGTAAGGTGAAGCAACCAGCTATTGTGTGTTCCGGAGGCAATTAGGCCGAGTCAATACGATGGCAGTCTCTAGTGCTGGGATCAGGTGCAAACAAGAGCGCTATATGGACCAACAAAGCTAAACATGTATACCCGCTTTGTCCTGTCAAATACAACACAATAAATATGGCTCATCAGGGTAAACGCTGCAATATCGCTCACCGAATGTACTTAATGGGATCTTAAGTCTAATAGTCTCAGCAGAGAAACATGAGGCAAAGTTACATTTAACATctataaaaacacaaaccttCAGACCAAAGGCCATGTTTTGGATTATTAGGCATGTCGAGGGTCACAAAACAACATATTTCCTCATTTGAGAATTAAACACATTCGCCTAACGCTGCTATTCATGcaaatgcagaaaaacagctAAACACAATGATTTTATGAGGTCAGCTGACAATGAATGCAAAGAATGACAAAGCAATCCATTCAACGGTGCTCTGGCCTTGAGAACAGCAACTCCTCTAATGAAATTAACATCTTTAAATTACGCTGAGGTCACAAGGCCATATATCGGCACGTTGGGCTATTTATCCCAGAATTCTATTCCGCTCGTCTTCATTTGCGCCAAAACTAATCAGCTCTATTTCCTCCATTCACACCTGGAGAGGGCATGAACGCAAACAGCACGGCTGCTTTAATACGCTGTGGACACGACAGACATAAAAGACCGATGAGAAGCTTGAGATGAATGGTGGAGCAGGGAGTAATTAATTTGTGACTTTTAAAAAGTCCTAATGAAGTGAAATATAAGTATAGACGAGCGGCAAAGAACAGAGATCAGGGCACGGGATCGCATTGCATTAGACAGGAGAAGTCGATTTTGTTTTGTAAGAAAAGTATTGGTGTGATGAAAGCGAACGAGGGGTTATGGGTACCTGTACAGGACCAATGCTTTTATTCCTGCCTCCCGGCATGCCATCTTCTCTGAttgctgaaaaacacaaaaccaaATAATGAGCTGAATGTCCATTCAAAAAGAATTTTACCTTCGAGATGAGACATTCTGAAATGCTTCGCCTCTTTTCAGCATTCAGATGgaaatgacagaaaaattaCTTTGTATATGCCTCATGAAAGCGATTTAGATGTTAACCgctaaagaagaaaaaaaacaattaaggcATGCTTTCAGTGACATAAAAACTTTGGGGAAGAAATGCAGACGTTAAAAAAGAATCTAAGAATCAAGAATCTGAAGTACAGAAGAAGGTGGATTGGAAATGTTGCTCGATAATTCATACTTTGACAACATTCTTTGGCCAGAACATTAATTATTTTCTATGTATTGATGAGCTTTGCTATTGATTGCTATGTATTATGTGAGTTTTCTGAGTCTAAAAATCTTTAGATAATGCAGTAAATGCAATAAGCCACTGAAGGATTTGTCCACAAATAAGTCTTGTTGCTGAGTGCATAAACAGTGGTAAAAATCACTGTAAAGTTCCGTTTCAGATTGGCTTTTGCTTTTATAAACTGGCAACAACAGATTTAAaagatgtaatatttaaatagctTATTAATAAGTATAATTTAGTTAATTAATgttcaattttttaaatgagattAAACAGCTTAAatgtgttatatttgtgtttaaaacaCACCAAAAGTGTGCTTTATTGTATCGAGTGTACTTGTAGTGTGCTTCAAatcttaaagtatatttaaaaaaaactgtatttgtggataatataatatgaattaaACAAAAGGCCaattaagtgtacttaaagagagaCACTTTTACGACTATACTTCTTAACATACTTTGAAAAGTGCACTTTATAATAAtgctaaattaaacatttcaccTAAAATGATTTAGTTGTAATAATTTATCATGCTTTAAAGATGTACGctaattttgatgtgttgactaacatagtAAAGCACAtgtacttttacatttaaaatgaatatattttaatgtactaaaatgcaacttcatcattacaaatatgtatttacaaatatgattaaatacatgacataccagtttcaatagaaatggcagttaagtatattttagtttaccacaAATGAAGCATATCCAGCAGTACTTTAACCACAtttcaaagacatttattttaactatgttaatatgaaattaCAGATAAAGATatacttaagtcctacttaagtaTGTCAAAAAAACGGTTTTTTTAGTTGCatttaatatagatttaaaacagtacattttcttttaaattgcaattaacagGCACTTGTCCAAAAACACTACATTCGGTTCacatattatatagtatattatttctgttaaaagtccaaaacagtaaaaaattaaatgatctGTGACTGTCGTTATCTATagtgtgtgctttttttttttctcttttcttcagagATGTACTGTATCTAAATTACAAGCGCATTGTTAGCTCAGCCCTTGTGCATTATTGGTATGGTCACTAGAGGGCAGTGGTgattgttttaatgtattttccaCCAATTGTAGTTGTTTCCAAACTACCTATGCTGCCCATAAGCAATACAATGACTAATTAATGTCCCTGTTGAGAAGACCAAATTAGACAAGCTCGAAATTCCATGCAGGTTCAGACAGGTCAGAGCTGGTTTGGCTAGTAAATGCTGATCAGCCAGTCATGCTGATCTCTATTGtggaagggaaaaaaagaaaggtcATATTAGTTTAAGCTGTATTTTGGTTAACCAGCAACAGTCGACCAGGTCAACTTTGTTTCCCACCATCTGGTAATCCAGCTTGAAAACTTACAAAACCACTTGAGGCTGGTTTTAGTTGTGCATTTAAGCAAAGTGACAGATATGACCGTATTGGCTCACCTTTGCGGTTCATTCCCATCTGCAGGCACTTGAGCAGCCTGCAGTACTGGCAGCGGTTGCGCTGTTTGCGCGACATCTCGCAGTTCTTGTCGCGGCTGCAGCGGTAGACGCGCTTGTTGCAGATGCTGCGCTTGAAGAAGCCCTTGCAGCCCTCACAGGAAATAATGCCATAGTGCAGTCCTGTGGCACGGTCTCCGCAAATAAGACAAGAGCGCTGCTCAGCCTGGTCATCTGAgagaaacacacaaatacacatgtGCATACGAATGTATTCTGTATATTTTAGATCAATTATTTTGCCACCATTTACATCTATTGTACATTCATTCATACACTAAAAGTCCTACTGACCGCAAACCTTTGAatagtaatgtttttgaaaggagtctcttatatgctcaccaaggctgcatttatttgtttaaaaatacagcaaaaactggGATATTGTGgactattattacaattcaaaatgactattttgcatttgaatatatatatttcaaaatgtaatttattcctgtgtatcttcagtcacatgacccttcagaaatcattctaatatgctgatttgctctcaagaaatatttattattatcaatgctgaaaacagtttgtaatattttagtGAAAACAGTGAAACATTGTTTTCAGGATAAAAGagtaaaaagttcaaaagaacagcatttatttaaactataatatttttaacattatacatttctttactAGTCATATTTGTTCAATTGAATCCActgtttctgaataaaagtattatctATAACAGAAAAGAGAATTATTTTGTacataaaagcatcataaaacataataaagttacaaaaatcttaaataaaaagtgaaagtgtttttaaataaatatctacAACTTTTTCTGACGTTACAAAGGCTGTGTGGGTTAACCTATAATTACTTCCACCTTTCATTCAAAATCTGATGCATTATTTTACACGGAATATCCAGTTTTACCCAGAAATGCATCAGATAATTAAagttaaatgcatttcaaaagtCACGCCACATTACTTTCAAGATACTTCCAACAAAATCATCAGGATTCAtttatagaaagaaaaaaagtaggcaatttagaaataatTGAGATTGAAGGACCCTATTCCCACAACACCAAGACAAACaaacactgtacacacacacacacacacacaccctccccCGGCCAAAACAGGATCCTTGACCAGATGGGTGGGTGCCATAGTAACGGTGAATGGCATGGCCGCGAGAGGAATGTGCTTGCTCACCGAGGCTGTGGCGTCACGGCTGACTTAGCGAAGAACGGGTTCAAACCAAGAGCAGCGGAAACACTAACCCTCCCTTCCTCCTCCCCTACTTCCCTCTGTCCCGCTCGCCCGCTGTCAGGACTATGAGATCAGCTAACACTGAAGCCTGCCACCTAATGAAGCTGTACAATCAACACCGCTGCTCCTTCACAAGACCAAATAAACCCCACGGAGGAGAGAAAGAGGCTgagaatgaatcattcttttgaaccgATTCTTTTTAAAGATTCAATCAAACCAATTGTTTGGGAGTCAAACTAAGAGGCAGAAAATAAAATCACTCAAATCAAAACTCACAAAAATGAATCAGATGCTATCAATAATGCTTTAGTTTGTAAAACtaaatacagttttataaaaatgttaaaatgtgacaagctatcagaatttcagcttatttttggtcatacatatattttttgataCAAATATCAGcaaaaattgcatatttttgttcagtttgggACTCTGAATAAAACAAGTCTTTTTTCCTCCATATTCTTCACTCTATGAACCtcgtatattaaatatactttttcaaaaatatatgtatcttttaattttgtatcaggtttcatacatttttcctttttcagAGTATTTATATGTCAGACTTTACAGGCCTAATACAGCGGCATGTGATGAACATCAGCGTTTAAGTAATCGcatgatgaaataaattcaTTGAAAGGAAAAATTTATAACGATTCAGGCTTCTCAGCATTATAAAGATGACATCTTTCCATTTGTGTAAAGGTGATAGCATAAAGTGGTGAAAGATCCACAGCTTATTGAAGTGGAAATGTCAGGATAAAGCATCGCGGAAAGTCAAACGGATAAACACAAACAAGGATCGTTTCTGCGTGAAAGAgcgaggggaaaaaaaggaaaaacactgCTGCTGACGGAGAATGTGGCGGGGCCGGGACTGTGGACCATTAACGGAGAGTTCAAGTCATAAAAACAGGGTCATGGCCCAGCGCCTTTTCTTTCTCAATATGAGAGGGAGTTCCACAGGCCCGTCATTACAGCAGAGTCAAGAACAGGCCATTCATACCATCTGACATGCCTTTTACTCCTCTATAGGACAGTATGATTACAGTGCAAATGCTGCCTTTTCTTTCGGCCGCCTTTCTGTGGGCTTTCAAAGCGGCGACGCTTCAGTGTTTTCTGAGGGTCAACAGTGCAGGGATACAGTCGAATGTTAAGTGTGGGGCTTTCAGTCTTACTTTACAGACCATGTTTAGTCTCTCAGAGGGTTTAAAGGTTCGTATTTTGACTTGAAGCATGAGGGTTTGCttacaaatatttgaaatgatttacaAATGAACTGATAGATGACTAATGAATTTCAGACAGATGACTGCTGGGaaagaaaataatcagtaaatatttttcttgtatTCTGTTTCATCAGAATACAAGAAAGCCAAAGGGCCACAAGAAAAGCTATCAGTCTGATATTAAATACagactaccgttcaaaagtggtcagtaagatgttttttttaaagaaatgaatactgcACGGATGCATTCAGTTGCCCaatagtgacagtaaagacatgaaTTTCTATTTCCaataaatccagaaaaaaatggttttccacaaaatattaagcagcacaattattttttatcattggTAAtggtaagaaatgtttctt is a window encoding:
- the nr6a1a gene encoding LOW QUALITY PROTEIN: nuclear receptor subfamily 6 group A member 1-A (The sequence of the model RefSeq protein was modified relative to this genomic sequence to represent the inferred CDS: inserted 1 base in 1 codon), translated to MVDKIHGIDFSKKHFGTTANGLCGDLLDTEEQDDQAEQRSCLICGDRATGLHYGIISCEGCKGFFKRSICNKRVYRCSRDKNCEMSRKQRNRCQYCRLLKCLQMGMNRKAIREDGMPGGRNKSIGPVQISDEEIERIMSGQEFKDDANIPEHTWGNNGDSDHSSPGNGVSDGNQPSPVSTLSSNRSVELNGYTAALREQYIGNAMAQHYQFLPHLFGYAAQPRSLYPQSHTLISQLVAAEELAPLGTPMLIEDGYRVTQVELFALLCRLADELLFRQISWIKKLPFFCELSIEDYTRLLSATWQELILLACLTVYSAQVLGDLANVTDKYTPSDDELQSFSEDGMEVMEKLIYLFXKFHQLKVSNEEYACMKAINFLNQDIHGLTNVTQLEQLNKRYWYVCQDYTEYKYPHQPKRFPEIMMCLPEIRCIAGKLVNIPLEQLPLLFKAVLHSCKSSLNNFRTSSSPCVTKGTAPAN